One genomic region from Marmota flaviventris isolate mMarFla1 chromosome 6, mMarFla1.hap1, whole genome shotgun sequence encodes:
- the LOC114099276 gene encoding triggering receptor expressed on myeloid cells 2-like isoform X1, whose product MEPLWLLILLFVTESGGAPNTTVLQGVVGQSLQVSCPYDSTKHWGRRKAWCRQLDQEGPCQRVVSTHSLWLLAFLKKWNGSTAITDDALGGTLTITLRNLQDHDAGLYQCQSLRGREADTLRKVLVEVLADPQDHQDTEDLWVPEESGSFEAVPVEHSISRETPFPPTSVLLLLAFIFLSKLLTAGALWVAAWRWQKLRSFPASGLGCGYDPGHQLQTLTGECCVSDQANPRTDICQPSHGPQASPAAAPGTSSIPLIWCAVSLLGLLVAAVVLFAVMTKKRGNRPEVYDQFPSQRVAGTGPSSVVHHIDDSGPTAVLPLDAPCARLDSSISFDNAAYASLPLDCPPGKPPSPSSPPLPPKVLCPPSL is encoded by the exons AGTCAGGCGGAGCCCCCAACACCACAGTGCTCCAGGGCGTGGTGGGCCAGTCCCTGCAGGTCTCCTGCCCCTACGACTCCACCAAGCACTGGGGGCGGCGCAAGGCCTGGTGCCGCCAACTGGACCAGGAGGGCCCGTGCCAGCGCGTTGTCAGTACGCACAGCCTGTGGCTGCTGGCCTTCCTCAAGAAGTGGAATGGGAGCACGGCCATCACGGACGATGCCCTGGGCGGCACCCTCACCATCACCCTGCGGAATCTTCAAGACCACGACGCTGGCCTCTACCAGTGCCAGAGCCTCCGTGGCCGTGAGGCCGACACGCTCCGGAAGGTGCTGGTGGAGGTGCTGGCAG ACCCCCAGGATCACCAGGACACGGAAGACCTCTGGGTCCCGGAGGAGTCCGGGAGCTTCGAGGCTGTCCCTGTGGAGCACAGTATCTCCAG GGAGACCCCGTTTCCACCTACTtccgtcctcctcctcctggccttCATCTTTCTCAGCAAGCTGCTGACTGCCGGCGCTCTCTGGGTGGCAGCCTGGCGGTGGCAGAAGCTGAGGAGCTTTCCAGCCAGCGGGCTGGGCTGTGGCTACGACCCAGGGCACCAGCTCCAGACGCTGACAG GGGAATGCTGTGTCAGTGACCAGGCGAACCCCAGAACTGACATCTGCCAGCCCAGTCATGGGCCCCAGGCTtctcctgctgctgctcctgggacGAGCAG CATCCCCTTGATCTGGTGTGCTGTGTCCCTTCTGGGCCTTCTGGTGGCAGCTGTGGTGCTGTTTGCTGTCATGACCAAAAAGAGAG GGAACAGGCCTGAAGTCTATGACCAGTTCCCGAGCCAGAGAGTTGCAGGCACG GGCCCCTCCTCAGTAGTCCACCACATCGACGATTCTGGACCCACTGCTGTATTGCCTTTGGACGCACCATGTGCTCGGCTTGACTCATCAATTTCCTTCGACAATGCCGCCTACGCCAGCCTCCCTCTTGATTGCCCACCTGGGAAACCTCCATCCCCATCCTCACCTCCTCTGCCTCCTAAGGTTCTATGTCCTCCAAGTCTGTGA
- the LOC114099276 gene encoding triggering receptor expressed on myeloid cells 2-like isoform X2: protein MEPLWLLILLFVTESGGAPNTTVLQGVVGQSLQVSCPYDSTKHWGRRKAWCRQLDQEGPCQRVVSTHSLWLLAFLKKWNGSTAITDDALGGTLTITLRNLQDHDAGLYQCQSLRGREADTLRKVLVEVLADPQDHQDTEDLWVPEESGSFEAVPVEHSISRETPFPPTSVLLLLAFIFLSKLLTAGALWVAAWRWQKLRSFPASGLGCGYDPGHQLQTLTGECCVSDQANPRTDICQPSHGPQASPAAAPGTSRSGLRGQPPRGTAGARGGLHSGAVSLPAPGCQSPEGVVPVLA from the exons AGTCAGGCGGAGCCCCCAACACCACAGTGCTCCAGGGCGTGGTGGGCCAGTCCCTGCAGGTCTCCTGCCCCTACGACTCCACCAAGCACTGGGGGCGGCGCAAGGCCTGGTGCCGCCAACTGGACCAGGAGGGCCCGTGCCAGCGCGTTGTCAGTACGCACAGCCTGTGGCTGCTGGCCTTCCTCAAGAAGTGGAATGGGAGCACGGCCATCACGGACGATGCCCTGGGCGGCACCCTCACCATCACCCTGCGGAATCTTCAAGACCACGACGCTGGCCTCTACCAGTGCCAGAGCCTCCGTGGCCGTGAGGCCGACACGCTCCGGAAGGTGCTGGTGGAGGTGCTGGCAG ACCCCCAGGATCACCAGGACACGGAAGACCTCTGGGTCCCGGAGGAGTCCGGGAGCTTCGAGGCTGTCCCTGTGGAGCACAGTATCTCCAG GGAGACCCCGTTTCCACCTACTtccgtcctcctcctcctggccttCATCTTTCTCAGCAAGCTGCTGACTGCCGGCGCTCTCTGGGTGGCAGCCTGGCGGTGGCAGAAGCTGAGGAGCTTTCCAGCCAGCGGGCTGGGCTGTGGCTACGACCCAGGGCACCAGCTCCAGACGCTGACAG GGGAATGCTGTGTCAGTGACCAGGCGAACCCCAGAACTGACATCTGCCAGCCCAGTCATGGGCCCCAGGCTtctcctgctgctgctcctgggacGAGCAG GTCAGGGCTCCGAGGGCAGCCTCCCAGAGGTACTGCAGGTGCCCGTGGGGGGCTCCATTCTGGTGCAGTGTCACTACCGGCTCCAGGATGTCAGAGCCCGGAAGGTGTGGTGCCGGTTCTTGCCTGA
- the LOC114099276 gene encoding triggering receptor expressed on myeloid cells 2-like isoform X5: MEPLWLLILLFVTESGGAPNTTVLQGVVGQSLQVSCPYDSTKHWGRRKAWCRQLDQEGPCQRVVSTHSLWLLAFLKKWNGSTAITDDALGGTLTITLRNLQDHDAGLYQCQSLRGREADTLRKVLVEVLADPQDHQDTEDLWVPEESGSFEAVPVEHSISRETPFPPTSVLLLLAFIFLSKLLTAGALWVAAWRWQKLRSFPASGLGCGYDPGHQLQTLTV; encoded by the exons AGTCAGGCGGAGCCCCCAACACCACAGTGCTCCAGGGCGTGGTGGGCCAGTCCCTGCAGGTCTCCTGCCCCTACGACTCCACCAAGCACTGGGGGCGGCGCAAGGCCTGGTGCCGCCAACTGGACCAGGAGGGCCCGTGCCAGCGCGTTGTCAGTACGCACAGCCTGTGGCTGCTGGCCTTCCTCAAGAAGTGGAATGGGAGCACGGCCATCACGGACGATGCCCTGGGCGGCACCCTCACCATCACCCTGCGGAATCTTCAAGACCACGACGCTGGCCTCTACCAGTGCCAGAGCCTCCGTGGCCGTGAGGCCGACACGCTCCGGAAGGTGCTGGTGGAGGTGCTGGCAG ACCCCCAGGATCACCAGGACACGGAAGACCTCTGGGTCCCGGAGGAGTCCGGGAGCTTCGAGGCTGTCCCTGTGGAGCACAGTATCTCCAG GGAGACCCCGTTTCCACCTACTtccgtcctcctcctcctggccttCATCTTTCTCAGCAAGCTGCTGACTGCCGGCGCTCTCTGGGTGGCAGCCTGGCGGTGGCAGAAGCTGAGGAGCTTTCCAGCCAGCGGGCTGGGCTGTGGCTACGACCCAGGGCACCAGCTCCAGACGCTGACAG tctga
- the LOC114099276 gene encoding triggering receptor expressed on myeloid cells 2-like isoform X4, which translates to MEPLWLLILLFVTESGGAPNTTVLQGVVGQSLQVSCPYDSTKHWGRRKAWCRQLDQEGPCQRVVSTHSLWLLAFLKKWNGSTAITDDALGGTLTITLRNLQDHDAGLYQCQSLRGREADTLRKVLVEVLADPQDHQDTEDLWVPEESGSFEAVPVEHSISRETPFPPTSVLLLLAFIFLSKLLTAGALWVAAWRWQKLRSFPASGLGCGYDPGHQLQTLTGPTDT; encoded by the exons AGTCAGGCGGAGCCCCCAACACCACAGTGCTCCAGGGCGTGGTGGGCCAGTCCCTGCAGGTCTCCTGCCCCTACGACTCCACCAAGCACTGGGGGCGGCGCAAGGCCTGGTGCCGCCAACTGGACCAGGAGGGCCCGTGCCAGCGCGTTGTCAGTACGCACAGCCTGTGGCTGCTGGCCTTCCTCAAGAAGTGGAATGGGAGCACGGCCATCACGGACGATGCCCTGGGCGGCACCCTCACCATCACCCTGCGGAATCTTCAAGACCACGACGCTGGCCTCTACCAGTGCCAGAGCCTCCGTGGCCGTGAGGCCGACACGCTCCGGAAGGTGCTGGTGGAGGTGCTGGCAG ACCCCCAGGATCACCAGGACACGGAAGACCTCTGGGTCCCGGAGGAGTCCGGGAGCTTCGAGGCTGTCCCTGTGGAGCACAGTATCTCCAG GGAGACCCCGTTTCCACCTACTtccgtcctcctcctcctggccttCATCTTTCTCAGCAAGCTGCTGACTGCCGGCGCTCTCTGGGTGGCAGCCTGGCGGTGGCAGAAGCTGAGGAGCTTTCCAGCCAGCGGGCTGGGCTGTGGCTACGACCCAGGGCACCAGCTCCAGACGCTGACAG GCCCCACAGACACATGA
- the LOC114099276 gene encoding trem-like transcript 1 protein isoform X3, whose amino-acid sequence MGPRLLLLLLLGRAGQGSEGSLPEVLQVPVGGSILVQCHYRLQDVRARKVWCRFLPEGCQPLVSSGVDRSAPGDRHMFLTDLGGGLLQVEMVTLQEEDAGQYGCMVEGALGPQMLHQVSLEVLPSAPGLREEEEETHKHGSLAEDPSLDPAGSASPWEPSQQKSIPLIWCAVSLLGLLVAAVVLFAVMTKKRGNRPEVYDQFPSQRVAGTGPSSVVHHIDDSGPTAVLPLDAPCARLDSSISFDNAAYASLPLDCPPGKPPSPSSPPLPPKVLCPPSL is encoded by the exons ATGGGCCCCAGGCTtctcctgctgctgctcctgggacGAGCAG GTCAGGGCTCCGAGGGCAGCCTCCCAGAGGTACTGCAGGTGCCCGTGGGGGGCTCCATTCTGGTGCAGTGTCACTACCGGCTCCAGGATGTCAGAGCCCGGAAGGTGTGGTGCCGGTTCTTGCCTGAGGGGTGCCAGCCCCTGGTGTCCTCGGGGGTGGATCGCTCAGCCCCAGGAGACAGGCACATGTTTCTCACCGACCTGGGAGGGGGTCTGCTGCAGGTGGAAATGGTCACCCTGCAGGAGGAGGATGCAGGGCAGTACGGCTGCATGGTGGAGGGAGCCCTGGGGCCCCAGATGTTGCACCAGGTCTCTCTGGAGGTGCTTCCCTCGG CTCCTGGcctgagagaggaggaggaggagacccaTAAGCATGGCAGTCTGGCTGAGGATCCCTCCTTGGACCCTGCAGGCAGTGCCAGCCCCTGGGAGCCCAGCCAGCAGAAGAG CATCCCCTTGATCTGGTGTGCTGTGTCCCTTCTGGGCCTTCTGGTGGCAGCTGTGGTGCTGTTTGCTGTCATGACCAAAAAGAGAG GGAACAGGCCTGAAGTCTATGACCAGTTCCCGAGCCAGAGAGTTGCAGGCACG GGCCCCTCCTCAGTAGTCCACCACATCGACGATTCTGGACCCACTGCTGTATTGCCTTTGGACGCACCATGTGCTCGGCTTGACTCATCAATTTCCTTCGACAATGCCGCCTACGCCAGCCTCCCTCTTGATTGCCCACCTGGGAAACCTCCATCCCCATCCTCACCTCCTCTGCCTCCTAAGGTTCTATGTCCTCCAAGTCTGTGA